Proteins encoded within one genomic window of Gammaproteobacteria bacterium:
- a CDS encoding citrate synthase — translation MSAKKYIFMDPSTGKQVELQSRAGTIGPDVVDVRALYNENGLFTYDPGFGSTASCESKITYIDGDQGILMYRGYPVEQLAEKSSFMEVCYLLLHGELPTSAQLEEFTHTVTTHTMINETILRLFNGFHYDAHPMAMVAGVVGSMSAFYHDTTDIMNPRHRDIFAHRIIAKLPTIAAAAYKHTVGQPFTYPRNDLDYSSNLLHMFFAVPAEKYAVDPVAAQALDLLFILHADHEQNCSTSTVRLAGSSHANPYSAIAAGISALWGPAHGGANEAVLQMLREIATPERIPQFIARAKDKNDNFRLMGFGHRVYKNYDPRAKIIRAMTHKVLKQLGKSDPLLDVAMRLEEIALKDDYFVEKKLYPNVDFYSGIIYKALGIPTSMFTVMFAIGRAVGWCAHWREMITDPEGRIGRPRQLYTGPARRDYVDVGKR, via the coding sequence ATGAGCGCAAAGAAATACATCTTCATGGATCCCTCGACGGGCAAGCAGGTCGAGCTGCAGTCGCGTGCCGGCACGATCGGCCCCGACGTGGTCGACGTCCGCGCGCTCTACAACGAGAACGGCCTGTTCACCTATGACCCCGGTTTCGGGTCCACCGCGTCCTGCGAAAGCAAGATCACCTACATCGACGGTGACCAGGGCATCCTCATGTACCGGGGCTACCCGGTCGAACAGCTCGCCGAGAAGAGCTCGTTCATGGAGGTCTGCTACCTGCTGCTGCACGGCGAACTGCCGACTTCGGCGCAGCTCGAGGAGTTCACCCACACCGTCACCACGCACACGATGATCAACGAGACCATCCTGCGCCTGTTCAACGGTTTCCATTACGACGCCCATCCGATGGCCATGGTGGCGGGCGTGGTCGGTTCGATGTCGGCGTTCTACCACGACACCACGGACATCATGAATCCGCGCCACCGCGACATCTTCGCGCACCGGATCATCGCCAAGCTGCCGACCATCGCGGCGGCCGCCTACAAGCACACCGTGGGCCAGCCCTTCACCTATCCGCGCAACGACCTCGACTACTCGTCGAACCTGCTGCACATGTTCTTCGCCGTTCCGGCGGAGAAGTACGCGGTCGACCCCGTGGCGGCGCAGGCGCTCGACCTGCTGTTCATCCTCCACGCGGACCACGAGCAGAATTGCAGCACCTCGACGGTGCGGCTGGCGGGCAGCTCGCACGCCAACCCGTACTCCGCCATCGCTGCCGGCATCTCCGCCCTCTGGGGCCCGGCGCATGGCGGCGCCAACGAGGCGGTGCTGCAGATGCTGCGCGAGATCGCCACGCCGGAGCGCATCCCGCAGTTCATCGCCCGCGCCAAGGACAAGAACGACAACTTCCGCCTGATGGGCTTCGGCCACCGGGTGTACAAGAACTACGACCCGCGCGCGAAGATCATCCGCGCCATGACCCACAAGGTGCTCAAGCAGCTGGGCAAGTCCGATCCGCTGCTCGACGTGGCCATGCGGCTCGAGGAGATCGCCCTCAAGGACGATTACTTCGTCGAGAAGAAGCTCTACCCGAACGTCGATTTCTACTCGGGCATCATCTACAAGGCGCTCGGCATCCCGACGTCCATGTTCACGGTGATGTTCGCCATCGGCCGGGCGGTCGGCTGGTGCGCGCACTGGCGCGAGATGATCACCGATCCCGAGGGCCGCATCGGCCGCCCGCGCCAGCTCTACACGGGCCCGGCCCGGCGCGACTACGTCGACGTCGGCAAGCGCTGA
- a CDS encoding MBL fold metallo-hydrolase, translated as MENLISQPTPDGIAFPFSELPSPGGAIEVARGVFWLRMPLPFALDHINLWLIADGEGWCVVDTGLNFAPARERWTAARQGILQGRPIQRVIVTHYHPDHVGLACWLAGQADCRIWMNAREHQAAVQVFNEDPGVRLDFFRRHGLDDQQLDALGDWGSAYRRNVSGLPEAPVELRDGQLLRIGDHDWRVIIGRGHSPEHATLHCPDLGVLLAGDQILPKITPHVGVWHFDPEADPVRLFLASLANFRALPAQTLVLPAHGIPFTGLSARLDYLAQHHVQRLHDVLEACSGPHSAAELMPTLFRRQLDTQQIPFAMGETIAHLNHLHQQGNLVRGTDANGVFRFERRH; from the coding sequence ATGGAGAACCTCATTTCCCAGCCGACGCCAGACGGCATCGCCTTCCCCTTCAGCGAACTGCCCTCGCCGGGTGGGGCCATCGAGGTCGCGCGCGGGGTCTTCTGGCTGCGGATGCCGCTGCCCTTTGCGCTGGATCACATCAACCTGTGGCTGATCGCCGATGGCGAGGGCTGGTGCGTGGTCGACACCGGGCTGAATTTCGCGCCAGCCCGGGAGCGCTGGACGGCGGCCAGGCAGGGCATCCTGCAGGGGCGACCCATCCAGCGCGTCATCGTCACGCACTATCACCCGGATCACGTCGGCCTTGCCTGCTGGCTGGCCGGCCAGGCCGACTGCCGGATATGGATGAACGCGCGGGAGCATCAGGCGGCTGTCCAGGTCTTCAATGAAGATCCCGGTGTGCGCCTGGACTTCTTCCGCCGGCACGGCCTCGACGATCAGCAGCTCGACGCGCTCGGCGACTGGGGTTCGGCCTACCGCCGCAACGTCTCGGGGCTGCCGGAAGCCCCTGTTGAACTCCGCGATGGCCAGCTGCTGCGGATCGGCGACCACGACTGGCGGGTCATCATCGGCCGGGGGCACTCACCCGAACACGCCACCCTGCACTGCCCGGACCTCGGCGTGCTCCTGGCGGGCGACCAGATCCTGCCGAAGATCACCCCGCATGTCGGCGTCTGGCACTTCGACCCCGAGGCCGATCCGGTGCGCCTGTTCCTGGCTTCACTGGCGAACTTCCGCGCCCTGCCGGCACAGACGCTGGTGCTCCCCGCCCACGGCATTCCCTTCACGGGCCTGAGCGCGCGGCTGGATTACCTGGCGCAGCATCACGTGCAGCGGCTGCATGACGTGCTGGAGGCCTGCAGCGGGCCGCACAGTGCCGCCGAACTCATGCCGACACTGTTCCGCCGCCAGCTGGATACCCAGCAGATCCCCTTCGCGATGGGCGAAACCATCGCGCATCTCAATCACCTGCACCAGCAGGGAAACCTGGTGCGCGGCACCGACGCCAACGGCGTGTTCCGCTTCGAGCGCCGCCACTGA
- a CDS encoding transglycosylase domain-containing protein, whose translation MQFLLRLGTAALALFLSVAILVTGIAAAGYYYLAPGLPSADTIRDVKLQTPLRVYSRDGRLMAQLGEQWRTPVRFEQIPDVVVKAFLAAEDDRFFEHPGFDYQGIMRAAINYALTGERSQGGSTITQQLARAYFLTPERSFVRKARELILAVQIEKEFEKSEILALYLNKIFLGQRAYGIAAAAQVYFGKDLDELTLAEAATLAGIPKAPSQLNPINGPTRSAQRRHYVLGRMHDLGFIDQARYTEAMATPLVARLHGPKVELEAPYVTEMVRAQMVERYGTAAYTDGYRVMTTIDSHLQAAANTALATALFEYDRRHGYRGPSARGVLAKVPGAPGPARDQALQALLERYPGDADLKPAVVLSLGKDNSALFYVRDLGPLTVPWEGLRWKRYLSDAAVGESPKSVADMVAPGDVVHLLHTSNRGWLLAQTPAVEGAMVALDPADGATVALAGGFDFFESKYNRAVQAKRQPGSSFKPFIYSAALEHGYTPASLINDAPLVFGDSELEDVWRPENYAREFNGPTRMREALVKSLNLCSVRILMGTGIDAAIRYIRSFGFDDTALPHNLSLALGSGGASPWDMAAGYSTFANGGHRVEHYVIDRVFDASGREVLATEPLRACQACDAAQTAAIPAGPQADDGSARTFAVGGADLPAGRALDGNGTGRPDEVPAYASVEDMIARATDWRPTVAETPGFYRDLRLAPRIIPADNAFLVYDMMRDVIRRGTGRSARDLGRDDIAGKTGTSNERRDAWFSGFNGALVATAWVGFDKERSLGPREEGGRTALPMWKYFMARALKHTPERPLQQPMDLVLARISPDTGHLAAAGDSSSIFEFFRPADLEAAEQSMQQSGPAQQADRSAEIF comes from the coding sequence ATGCAGTTCTTACTTCGCCTTGGAACCGCGGCCCTGGCACTCTTCCTGAGCGTTGCGATCCTGGTCACCGGCATCGCCGCCGCAGGCTACTACTACCTCGCCCCGGGACTGCCCTCGGCGGACACCATTCGCGACGTGAAACTGCAGACGCCCCTGCGGGTGTATTCGCGCGATGGGCGCCTGATGGCGCAGCTCGGCGAACAGTGGCGCACGCCGGTGCGCTTCGAGCAGATCCCCGACGTGGTGGTCAAGGCCTTCCTCGCCGCCGAGGATGACCGCTTCTTCGAGCACCCGGGCTTCGACTACCAGGGCATCATGCGCGCCGCCATCAACTACGCGCTCACCGGCGAGCGCAGCCAGGGCGGCAGCACCATCACCCAGCAGCTTGCCCGCGCCTATTTCCTCACTCCCGAGCGCAGCTTCGTGCGCAAGGCCAGGGAGCTGATCCTGGCGGTGCAGATAGAGAAGGAGTTCGAGAAATCGGAGATCCTTGCGCTATACCTCAACAAGATCTTCCTCGGCCAGCGGGCCTACGGCATCGCCGCCGCCGCCCAGGTCTACTTCGGCAAGGACCTGGACGAGCTGACGCTGGCGGAGGCCGCAACCCTGGCCGGCATCCCCAAGGCGCCTTCGCAGCTCAACCCGATCAACGGGCCCACCCGCTCCGCCCAGCGCCGCCACTACGTGCTCGGACGCATGCACGATCTGGGCTTCATCGACCAGGCCCGGTACACGGAGGCCATGGCCACGCCACTGGTGGCGCGATTGCATGGGCCGAAGGTCGAGCTCGAGGCGCCCTACGTCACCGAGATGGTGCGGGCGCAGATGGTGGAGCGCTACGGTACGGCCGCCTACACCGATGGCTACCGTGTCATGACCACCATCGACAGCCACCTGCAGGCGGCCGCCAATACCGCGCTGGCGACCGCGCTCTTCGAATACGACCGCCGGCACGGCTACCGCGGCCCGAGCGCCCGCGGTGTGCTGGCCAAGGTGCCAGGCGCCCCGGGTCCGGCACGCGACCAGGCGTTGCAGGCCCTGCTGGAACGCTACCCCGGCGATGCCGATCTCAAGCCGGCCGTGGTGCTGTCGCTCGGCAAGGACAATTCGGCCCTGTTCTACGTCCGCGATCTCGGGCCGCTCACGGTCCCCTGGGAAGGGTTGCGCTGGAAGCGCTATCTCAGCGACGCGGCAGTGGGCGAATCGCCGAAGTCCGTGGCCGACATGGTCGCCCCGGGGGATGTCGTGCACCTGTTGCATACCAGCAACCGGGGCTGGCTGCTGGCCCAGACGCCGGCCGTCGAGGGCGCGATGGTGGCGCTCGACCCGGCCGATGGCGCCACGGTTGCCCTCGCGGGCGGCTTCGACTTCTTCGAAAGCAAGTACAACCGTGCCGTGCAGGCCAAGCGCCAGCCCGGTTCCTCCTTCAAGCCCTTCATCTATTCCGCTGCCCTGGAGCACGGCTACACGCCGGCGAGCCTCATCAACGATGCGCCACTGGTGTTCGGCGACAGCGAGCTCGAGGACGTCTGGCGGCCCGAGAACTACGCCCGCGAATTCAACGGCCCGACCCGGATGCGGGAAGCCCTGGTGAAGTCGCTGAACCTCTGCTCGGTGCGCATCCTCATGGGCACGGGAATCGACGCGGCGATCCGCTACATCCGCAGCTTCGGCTTCGACGATACCGCCCTGCCCCACAACCTGTCGCTGGCCCTGGGCAGCGGTGGCGCCTCGCCCTGGGACATGGCGGCGGGCTACTCCACCTTCGCCAACGGCGGGCATCGCGTCGAACACTACGTCATCGACCGCGTCTTCGACGCCAGTGGCCGTGAGGTGCTGGCCACCGAACCGCTGCGCGCCTGCCAGGCCTGCGATGCGGCGCAGACGGCAGCCATTCCCGCCGGACCCCAGGCGGATGATGGCAGCGCACGCACCTTCGCAGTCGGAGGCGCTGACCTGCCCGCGGGCAGGGCGCTGGATGGCAATGGCACGGGCAGGCCGGACGAGGTGCCCGCCTACGCCAGCGTCGAGGACATGATCGCCAGGGCCACTGACTGGCGGCCCACGGTGGCGGAAACGCCCGGCTTCTATCGCGACCTGCGCCTGGCGCCACGGATCATTCCGGCCGACAACGCCTTCCTGGTCTACGACATGATGCGCGACGTGATCCGCCGTGGCACCGGCCGCAGCGCCCGCGACCTCGGGCGCGACGACATAGCCGGCAAGACCGGCACCTCCAATGAGCGGCGCGACGCCTGGTTCAGCGGCTTCAACGGTGCGCTGGTCGCGACCGCATGGGTGGGCTTCGACAAGGAGCGCTCGCTGGGACCGCGGGAAGAAGGCGGCCGGACCGCCCTGCCCATGTGGAAGTACTTCATGGCGCGGGCGCTGAAGCACACGCCGGAGCGGCCGCTGCAGCAGCCAATGGATCTGGTGCTGGCACGCATCTCGCCCGATACCGGCCACCTGGCCGCCGCAGGCGACAGCAGCTCCATATTCGAGTTCTTCCGGCCCGCCGACCTGGAGGCCGCGGAGCAGTCCATGCAGCAGTCCGGCCCGGCGCAGCAGGCGGACCGCAGCGCCGAGATATTCTGA
- a CDS encoding serine/threonine-protein phosphatase: protein MQVECAELSLIGDREENQDRVAIARSPAAALLIAIDGMGGHADGAKAAAVAAETIIEAFRRASQPLFDPQGFLHLTLGKAHANLVQLGAGQRMEARPRATCALCLVQDGLAWFGHVGDSRVYQIRQRQVSGRTRDHSHVELLLQEGLITEEEISDHPMRNYVECCLGGNLALPGMSIGSARRLQPGDLLLVCTDGFWSGLEDSDVATCAAGSETVEQGLRRLSTQAVRANGPHSDNTSVAALRWLG from the coding sequence TTGCAGGTCGAGTGTGCAGAGCTGAGCCTGATCGGTGATCGGGAAGAAAATCAGGATCGTGTGGCCATTGCCCGGTCGCCCGCCGCCGCGCTGCTGATCGCCATCGACGGCATGGGTGGGCATGCGGACGGCGCGAAGGCCGCCGCCGTCGCCGCCGAGACCATCATCGAGGCGTTCCGGCGCGCTTCCCAGCCGCTGTTCGATCCCCAGGGATTCCTGCACCTGACACTCGGCAAGGCCCACGCCAACCTGGTGCAGCTGGGTGCCGGACAGCGCATGGAGGCCCGGCCACGCGCCACCTGCGCGCTCTGCCTGGTGCAGGACGGCCTGGCCTGGTTCGGCCATGTGGGCGACAGCCGCGTCTACCAGATCCGGCAGCGCCAGGTTTCCGGGCGTACCCGCGACCACAGCCATGTCGAGTTGCTGCTGCAGGAGGGGCTGATCACGGAAGAGGAGATCAGCGACCACCCGATGCGCAACTACGTCGAATGCTGCCTGGGCGGCAACCTGGCCCTGCCCGGCATGAGTATCGGTTCGGCGCGCCGCCTGCAGCCCGGCGACCTGCTGCTGGTGTGCACGGATGGCTTCTGGTCCGGCCTCGAGGACAGTGACGTCGCCACCTGCGCGGCGGGCAGCGAGACGGTCGAGCAGGGCCTGCGCCGGCTCTCGACCCAGGCGGTCCGCGCCAATGGTCCCCACAGCGACAACACCTCCGTGGCCGCGCTGCGCTGGCTCGGCTGA
- a CDS encoding pilus assembly protein PilM, which yields MIGLDITTSSIKLIELSGSVSNCRAECYAAEPTPPNAINEKVIVDAAAVGEAIRRAVKRANTKTREVAIGISGDAAITKIIQLPKTLSDSQLEAQVEIQADQYIPFPMEEVSYDFQRVGESKADPDMLDILLVATRTENVDQRRAAVEAAGLIPRVVDVEAFALENACQLMAHQMPDGGMGHLIAVVDFGASNTAFSVLQDMRVVYTRDFSFGGQQLTEEIMRTYGLSLEDAGRAKKEGGLPSNYAPEVLDPFIDDMTQQVSRSLQFFLASGSNREQPDQILVCGGCANIPGVADVISSKVGIPTEIGDPLGQMKLSSRAKTQGIRKDATALLTACGLALRSFDSHANY from the coding sequence CTGATCGGACTTGACATCACGACGTCGTCGATCAAGCTGATCGAGCTGTCGGGCTCCGTCAGCAATTGTCGCGCGGAATGCTACGCGGCCGAGCCGACGCCGCCGAACGCCATCAACGAGAAGGTCATCGTCGATGCTGCTGCGGTGGGCGAGGCCATCCGGCGTGCCGTGAAGCGCGCGAACACCAAGACCCGCGAAGTCGCCATCGGCATCAGCGGCGATGCGGCGATCACCAAGATCATCCAGTTGCCGAAGACGCTCAGCGACAGCCAGCTCGAGGCCCAGGTCGAGATCCAGGCCGACCAGTACATCCCGTTCCCGATGGAGGAAGTCAGCTACGACTTCCAGCGCGTCGGCGAATCGAAGGCCGACCCCGACATGCTCGACATCCTGCTGGTGGCGACGCGCACCGAGAACGTCGACCAGCGCCGCGCGGCCGTGGAGGCTGCCGGACTGATACCCCGCGTGGTGGACGTGGAGGCATTCGCGCTGGAGAACGCCTGCCAGCTGATGGCCCACCAGATGCCCGACGGCGGCATGGGCCACCTCATCGCGGTGGTGGATTTCGGCGCCAGCAACACGGCCTTCAGCGTGCTGCAGGACATGCGGGTCGTCTACACCCGCGACTTCTCCTTCGGCGGCCAGCAGCTGACCGAGGAAATCATGCGTACCTACGGGCTGTCGCTCGAGGATGCGGGCCGCGCCAAGAAGGAAGGCGGCCTGCCCAGCAACTACGCCCCGGAGGTCCTCGATCCGTTCATCGACGACATGACCCAGCAGGTCAGCCGCTCGCTGCAGTTCTTCCTCGCGTCGGGCAGCAACCGCGAGCAGCCCGACCAGATCCTGGTGTGTGGCGGCTGCGCCAACATTCCGGGTGTCGCCGACGTCATCTCCAGCAAGGTTGGCATTCCCACGGAGATCGGCGATCCGCTGGGGCAGATGAAGCTTTCCTCCCGGGCAAAGACGCAGGGCATCCGCAAGGACGCCACGGCGCTGCTGACGGCCTGTGGGCTGGCGCTACGGAGTTTCGACTCGCATGCCAATTATTAA
- the rdgB gene encoding RdgB/HAM1 family non-canonical purine NTP pyrophosphatase, giving the protein MPRRVVLATGNRGKAREFAALLGPAWELCLQSDLGVKPAAETGDSFAANALIKARHASAATGLPALADDSGLEVDALDGAPGVLSARYAGEAAGDADNLRLLLERMAAVPAGRRSARFRCVLAYVRSAADSAPLLAEGSWEGRIAVAPRGEAGFGYDPVFEDAASGLTAAELPATRKNELSHRGQALRALRELLRQGEQGNRSPH; this is encoded by the coding sequence GTGCCACGGCGTGTCGTTCTCGCCACTGGCAACCGCGGCAAGGCCCGCGAGTTCGCCGCCCTGCTCGGCCCGGCCTGGGAACTGTGCCTGCAATCCGACCTGGGCGTGAAGCCCGCCGCGGAGACCGGCGACAGCTTCGCGGCGAATGCGCTCATCAAGGCACGCCACGCCTCGGCCGCCACGGGGCTCCCGGCGCTGGCGGATGATTCCGGACTGGAGGTCGATGCGCTCGACGGGGCACCCGGGGTGCTTTCGGCCCGTTACGCGGGCGAGGCGGCTGGTGATGCCGACAATCTGCGCCTGCTGCTGGAGCGGATGGCGGCGGTGCCCGCCGGTCGGCGCTCCGCGCGCTTCCGTTGCGTGCTCGCTTACGTGCGCAGCGCGGCGGATTCCGCGCCGCTGCTGGCCGAAGGCAGCTGGGAGGGGCGAATCGCCGTCGCGCCGCGCGGCGAGGCGGGCTTCGGCTATGACCCGGTCTTCGAGGACGCAGCCAGCGGGCTGACGGCCGCCGAGCTGCCGGCAACCCGCAAGAACGAGCTGAGCCATCGCGGCCAGGCGTTGCGGGCCCTGCGGGAGTTGCTCCGGCAGGGAGAGCAAGGCAACCGCAGCCCGCACTGA
- a CDS encoding YicC family protein: MIHSMTGFARSETDSPLGLMLWELRSVNHRFLEAQLKLPEGFRAIEADARQAIARGLRRGKVDATLAVRSATDGRTPARLNLALAREIIGHAATLGGAIGNPAALDPVDILRWPGVLEEPQPEVESALPLALAGLERAVAELAASRAREGLRIHELLEGRCAEILIRVAAVRARLPLVLQAIREKLAERVRSLATGIDPERLEQELVLIAQKLDVSEELDRLEGHVAEFRATMKKPGEPAGRRLDFLLQEFNREANTLASKSADAETTRHAVDLKVLIEQMREQVQNIE; encoded by the coding sequence ATGATCCACAGCATGACCGGCTTCGCGCGCAGCGAGACCGACTCGCCGTTGGGCCTCATGCTGTGGGAGCTGCGGTCGGTCAACCACCGCTTCCTCGAAGCGCAGCTGAAGCTGCCGGAGGGCTTCCGCGCCATCGAGGCCGACGCCCGCCAGGCCATCGCCCGCGGCCTGCGCAGGGGCAAGGTCGACGCCACCCTCGCGGTGCGCAGCGCCACGGACGGCAGGACACCCGCACGCCTGAACCTGGCGCTGGCACGCGAGATCATCGGCCACGCCGCCACCCTCGGCGGCGCCATCGGCAACCCCGCAGCCCTCGACCCGGTGGACATCCTGCGCTGGCCGGGCGTCCTCGAGGAACCGCAGCCTGAAGTGGAGAGCGCCTTGCCGCTGGCTCTCGCGGGGCTGGAACGCGCCGTCGCCGAACTCGCCGCCAGCCGCGCCCGCGAAGGCCTGCGGATCCACGAGCTGCTCGAGGGACGCTGCGCGGAGATCCTGATACGCGTCGCCGCCGTTCGCGCACGCCTGCCGCTGGTGCTGCAGGCCATCCGCGAGAAACTCGCCGAGCGCGTGCGCAGCCTCGCCACCGGCATCGACCCGGAGCGCCTCGAGCAGGAGCTGGTGCTCATCGCCCAGAAGCTCGACGTCAGCGAGGAACTCGACCGGCTCGAAGGGCATGTGGCCGAGTTCCGCGCCACCATGAAGAAGCCCGGCGAGCCCGCCGGCCGGCGTCTCGACTTCCTGCTCCAGGAATTCAACCGCGAGGCCAACACCCTGGCGTCCAAGTCCGCGGACGCCGAGACCACGCGCCACGCGGTCGATCTCAAGGTGCTGATCGAGCAGATGAGGGAGCAGGTGCAGAACATCGAGTAG
- a CDS encoding PilN domain-containing protein, with the protein MPIINLLPWRAALRAKRRNQFFMGLAGAVVAAAIVVGLANLVMGAIIDNQHARNGLLKGEIQALDMRIKEILDLEAKKESLLARMEIIEQLQRSRPEIVHVFDQLVRTLPDGVSLSSIKQKGASIEIKGAAESNTRVSAFMRNVDKSGWLKDPDLEVVEVKSTGKKGDANAPRASEFTVMVKQASTREEGSKP; encoded by the coding sequence ATGCCAATTATTAACCTGTTGCCGTGGCGCGCGGCCCTGCGCGCCAAACGGCGCAACCAGTTCTTCATGGGACTGGCTGGCGCCGTGGTCGCGGCGGCTATCGTGGTCGGCCTGGCCAACCTCGTCATGGGTGCCATCATCGACAATCAGCATGCCCGCAACGGCCTGCTGAAAGGCGAGATCCAGGCGCTCGACATGCGCATCAAGGAGATCCTCGACCTGGAGGCGAAGAAGGAAAGCCTGCTGGCCCGCATGGAGATCATCGAGCAGTTGCAGCGCAGCCGCCCGGAGATCGTCCATGTCTTCGACCAGCTGGTGCGTACCCTGCCCGACGGCGTGAGCCTCAGCTCGATCAAGCAGAAGGGTGCCAGCATCGAGATCAAGGGTGCGGCGGAATCCAATACGCGCGTATCGGCGTTCATGCGCAACGTCGACAAGTCCGGCTGGCTCAAGGACCCCGATCTCGAGGTCGTGGAGGTCAAGTCCACCGGAAAGAAGGGTGACGCCAACGCGCCGCGGGCCAGTGAGTTCACGGTGATGGTCAAGCAGGCCTCGACCCGTGAGGAGGGGAGCAAGCCGTGA
- the rpmE gene encoding 50S ribosomal protein L31, translating to MKADIHPQYQDIKVICSCGNEFTTRSTLKEELHVEVCSSCHPFYTGKQKLVDSGGRVDKFRKKYKIA from the coding sequence ATGAAGGCCGACATCCACCCGCAGTATCAGGACATCAAGGTCATCTGCAGCTGCGGAAACGAGTTCACGACCCGCTCGACCCTGAAGGAAGAGCTGCACGTCGAAGTCTGCTCGTCCTGCCACCCGTTCTACACCGGCAAGCAGAAGCTGGTCGATTCCGGCGGCCGGGTCGACAAGTTCCGCAAGAAGTACAAGATCGCCTGA
- the rph gene encoding ribonuclease PH, with translation MQRPSGRRPDELRPIAFQAGFTRHAEGSVLAEFGATRVLCTASVETGVPAFLRGQGQGWITAEYGMLPRATHTRMAREAARGRQTGRTQEIQRLIGRSLRAQADLKALGERTVTLDCDVLQADGGTRTAAICGAWVALSLAVDVLVREGGMRRHPLHGQVAAVSVGIYQGMPVLDLDYAEDGQAETDMNVVMNDSGAFIEVQGTAEGHAFRREELDQMLALAAAGSARIMEVQRQALADWRKSRS, from the coding sequence ATGCAGAGACCGAGCGGCCGGCGTCCGGACGAGTTGCGCCCCATTGCCTTCCAGGCCGGGTTCACCCGCCATGCCGAAGGCTCGGTGCTTGCGGAATTCGGCGCCACGCGCGTGCTGTGCACCGCGAGCGTGGAGACCGGCGTGCCCGCGTTCCTGCGCGGGCAGGGCCAGGGCTGGATCACGGCGGAGTACGGCATGCTTCCCCGGGCCACCCATACCCGCATGGCGCGCGAGGCGGCCCGCGGGCGGCAGACCGGGCGCACGCAGGAAATCCAGCGCCTGATCGGCCGCTCGCTGCGCGCGCAGGCGGATCTCAAGGCCCTCGGTGAGCGCACGGTGACGCTCGACTGCGATGTGTTGCAGGCGGACGGGGGCACGCGCACCGCCGCCATCTGCGGCGCCTGGGTCGCGCTGTCCCTGGCCGTCGATGTCCTGGTCCGCGAGGGCGGCATGCGGCGCCACCCGCTGCACGGGCAGGTTGCGGCCGTGTCGGTGGGCATCTACCAGGGCATGCCGGTGCTGGACCTGGACTACGCCGAGGATGGCCAGGCGGAGACCGACATGAACGTGGTCATGAACGATTCGGGGGCCTTCATCGAGGTGCAGGGCACGGCGGAAGGCCACGCCTTCCGCCGCGAAGAGCTCGACCAGATGCTGGCTCTGGCTGCCGCCGGCAGTGCGCGGATCATGGAGGTCCAGCGCCAGGCCCTCGCGGACTGGCGCAAGAGCCGGTCCTGA